The proteins below come from a single Mya arenaria isolate MELC-2E11 chromosome 6, ASM2691426v1 genomic window:
- the LOC128236474 gene encoding kynurenine formamidase-like codes for MASQPKDLDHHYSPSRWSHRMGADEVIKAHIKSLKDGSEAAKQGNLDCEIGFPYGESENERLDIFGAQTLPGGAPIFVYIHGGYWQDLSREMSSFMATTFCRAGAVVAAIGYELAPKVNMAEIIRQVTKAVSFVLTMATRRGSSGVYLCGHSAGGHLAAMMLAHNWMDTCMVSPSLIRGAVLVSGVYDLTPIVSTYVNKPLKMSKSDAVQHSPITHIDNITQYSQNRRILVAFGDHDPPEFQRQSTEFNTSMIQGGNHSAMMIVPDCDHFNVIENLQKEDYILTQEMLRIMGLNVGNILETMDKASISN; via the exons ATGGCATCACAACCTAAG GATTTGGACCACCATTACTCTCCATCGCGCTGGTCGCACAGGATGGGTGCAGATGAAGTAATAAAGGCACACATAAAGTCGCTTAAAGATG GAAGCGAGGCAGCCAAGCAAGGTAATCTTGACTGTGAAATCGGGTTTCCATATGGAGAATCAGAGAATGAACGCTTGGACATATTTGGGGCACAGACGCTCCCaggag GTGCCcccatatttgtttacattcatgGTGGATATTGGCAAGATTTATc ACGAGAAATGTCCAGTTTCATGGCAACAACTTTCTGTCGAGCAGGAGCTGTTGTGGCTGCAATTGGATATGAATTAGCACCAAAAG TCAACATGGCGGAGATCATTCGACAAGTGACTAAGGCTGTCAGCTTTGTCCTCACCATGGCAACCAGGAGAGGATCAAG TGGTGTCTACCTGTGTGGCCATTCTGCTGGAGGTCATTTGGCCGCTATGATGCTGGCGCACAATTGGATGGACACATGTATGGTCAGCCCAAGTCTCATTCGAG GTGCTGTTCTAGTGAGTGGAGTTTACGATCTTACACCAATTGTAAGCACGTATGTGAACAAGCctttaaaaatgtcaaa GTCTGATGCAGTCCAACACAGCCCCATAACCCACATCGACAACATAACCCAGTACAGTCAGAATAGGCGAATACTAGTGGCATTTGGGGACCATGATCCTCCAGAATTCCAGCGACAAAGCACGGAGTTCAATACT aGCATGATACAAGGTGGTAATCACTCAGCAATGATGATTGTTCCCGACTGTGACCACTTTAATGTCATCGAGAATCTCCAGAAAGAAGACTATATTCTCACACAG GAGATGCTAAGGATTATGGGTTTGAACGTTGGAAATATATTGGAGACGATGGACAAAGCCAGCATTTCAAACTGA